ATCATCTTTGAGTAGGTCTTTCCATTGAAACTTTGCTTCCTTGGTTCCTGTGTCTTTATCCTTCTCCTTGTTTTTATCCTTATCTTtgcttttctctttatttttctctttgtctttttgtttttctttctttttcatttttgtcttcagctcttttttcagtttctttttcacTTCTACTGATGAAGCCAGCTTGGTTTTCTCCTCATAGACTTTGAGCAGAGGTTCCGGTGTTGGTGGTGAAGCAGAAGGAGAGGAGAAATAAGGAAAGTTTGGAGGCGGATTAGAAGGTGACCCCATCTTTGCTTTTCGAATGACCTCATCAATTGAGTCATCCATTGTCCATGAAATGTCTGAGCTTGAAGTCCCACCTGAGGGAGGCAGTGGGATGGCTCCTACCTTATTTAGACTGTTAGCAGAAACAGAAGCTTTAGGAGTTGGAGTCTCTGAAACAGAAAGTCTTTTAGGGCTGGTAAAAATTTCCCCCTCTGATTCTGAACCAGAGGAAAACTCAAAAGGATCAGGTTCTCGTTCTGCACATGCACGGGCAATCACAGCATCAATTGAATCATCAATGGTCTTGTCCATCACTGCCACTTTCTTAGATGGATTTTCACTATTTTGTTTCCCAGGCTCAGGTGGTGTTTGCCCTTGTTTTACTTGGATGTTCTCTTTTCCCATCTTTTCACTTAATGCAGCCAAAGGGGTCCTACTTGGGGTTTCAGGCTTGACTGCCACTTGGGAAACGTGAGCTGGAACCTTTGGACTTTTAGGACTTTTTGGACTTTTGGCACGACCTGGTGATTTTTTCTCTTTGGATCCAGTTTTTGGTGAACGTATGGGACTTCCAATAACTACTGGCACTGGAGTAGCTTTAGGCAGTTTAGTCTTCTGTCCTGGAGAACCAGTTTTGGCCTTTGTTTTAGGTGCAAATGGTTTTGATTCTAATGTTTTAGGAGCTGGCATCTGTGATTTTGCAATGGGAGCCAACATTGGTGGTTCTGGTGAAGGAGGGGGTAAATCTGTACTATCTTGAACATGAACTGGAGAAAGCATTGGTGGCACCTTTTGAGTGTTTATTGAACTGAGAGGTTCACGTGGTTCCAATGCTCCTTCAATGGTGTCCCCTTTAGTGATAGCTAGTTTTGGTCGTTTCATAGCAGGCATTTCCTCAGCTTCAGGACTTTCTAAGGGTCTCTTGCTCAAGAAGTTTTCATCATTAACTGCCTCATCCTCTTCCATCTCTCCTTCCTCTTCCAAGGGAACCTGCATGGCTTCTGCTGATGTACCTCCATCAGTGGGTacctgttcctcttcctcctctgttataagaaataaaaaaaagttactgggatactttaaaaatatgttaaaatatgtTATACAGGAACAAATAAATGATTGGAAATGAATAAGTATCAAAACAGTATTCAAACTGTATTTGGCTCAATGTTATCATCATTTGCTAGCTGTTCCGTGACCTACATGAAGCAAGTGGAGCAATTACATTTAGTGACTGATAGACATCTGTCTGCAACACAAAATCCATCCTCACAACTGATACAAACTGGAACCTTTGTTGGAAGTCTCAAACCAAGGATCAAATGGGCTTGAAGATATGTCTCACCCATAGAGAAAGACCCTCCAGAACAGGTTTAAGGCACGTTGACAGGGCAGTGAAGGGAATTTCCACTGCTGCTGTATTTTGCTTCACCTGTTCTATGAATAGGACTTGGTCAATTTGTCAGGACTTTGGACATTTAGTGAGTGCTAAAAGCTCTCCCAAAAATATAGCTGCCACTTCACCCACAAGTGAAATGATACTGGTATCACTGAATGATATTGCATCCAAATATTTTGTATACCATAAAAAGAAAGTTTTCAATCACATATTAGTTTTTCTCACCCTCTCGGAATCTCACTGTAACCCATTGGAGTTGCTTGggttacaaacacacacaagcacCTGgctgattcatttaaaaaaaaggggggggggagtggaatAGTAACAAGGTTttctattataataaaacaaatcacAAAGTGTACAGCCAATTAAATAAAATCCAGTACACTTTAAATGTATCCCTTATTTGTATGCCCACAGATTTTTGATGGTCAGTTAACTTATAGGAGTAATATATGATTTTCTTTCATGCTTTTCAATAAACTATTTGTATACTTCTTGTTCACCATGCATATAGCTCCCGACATGAGACTTTTTGTCCACTTAAACATACTTTCTCCATGTTTTTCTTGAAACAGCATAGCCTAATGATTAAAACAGAGGACTAAGCTCTACCCATAATATTTGTTGTCTGCCAAGAAGGGTTTGTGTACATGGGGAAATTTTACCAGCATAACTATAGTGATGTGATCATACTGCTACCAGTACAATACCCCATGTGGACAGTCTTAAATAAGTAAATTTTCCCCATGTACACAAGCACTACTTCACTTaacctccatgcctcagtttacccagctGCAAAAATGGTACATTTATCTTTTCTCACAGGGGTATGGTGAGGTTTATATTATTTTTGGAAGGTGTTTTAAGACTCTTGGATGTAGGACACAGTACAAATTGTTTATTATGGTGAAGTATaaaaaaatctgccttttttaaatgagcaggttgtctttttaataaatatttaaaaactgaaataaaatgctGGAATTGTTTAAAGCCATTTAATaagatgctctttaaaaaaaaatccttttggaaGAGTTTATTTTCAGGTTTTCTGAGCTGATGTTTCTTTACTGCAATATGTCAATACTCTGATTTAGGAGAGTTGAGTCAAGAGTCCTGGGCTAAAGCTTGAATCTTGCCAGCATCACAAATTAAGTAAAATAAGCTGGCAATTCTGGCTTTTGCCAGGGCCCAGAGGATTTacagcagccagcccagagtgGAAACTTTGCTTGAGTATAAAGCCTTCCATGAAAAACAGAAAGTGTTAGGGAGTTAGGTTTGCTTGGCTGGGCATTCACAtcctattttttaaatattagaggGGAAAACTGACAGATCACTGTTGACTGAGTCTGCACTGGCTACAAATAGATCTAAATGATGGTTTATGTTTCAGGATCATCAAATCAGTTTCAATCTCTGTCTGCCTTGCTGTATGAATAAGCTCTGCCCTTATGTTCCAAACTGGCATGAGATGAAGGAGGAATAAATATTAGATCATTATACAGCATCGATGGCAACCACGCTGTTGGGTGCTGTGTCTATTTCCTCCCAGGCCCATTATGCATGGGTCCCCATCagcagtttatttttgttttaaataccctaagtaaaaagaaaacaagatgaAGTTCAACAGCAACATTGCACTTTAAAGTCAAAACTATCTACTTATCAAGGCTACAAGAGTGAAAACACAACACAGCCAAATCCAAAATGATACGAGAGGCAAGGAATGTTATCATTCTCCTTTTAGGGTTGACACAAAATGTTTTATATGGATAAAATTAGGTACGTGGAAGTATATTTTGCATTAattgaaaacaagaaaaaaagctACAGCAACCAACATTGCTCATAGGTTGAAAAGGGTTTTGAAAGATATTTACATTTACTAGGAAAACCAATCATTCCCGTGCCAAAGATTTCCACTCAGTATCCCAGTTAAACAGGTGATATAGCATGCCCTAACAGAGAATGGTGGAATATCTGACATTGACAgaacttctttcatcccaggcaCCTCTCACATTATATCCATACAGCAACATGGAACTATTACAGCTTTTGAAATTAAGTGGAATAGCCAACGCTGCATAGGGTTCTGCATAACAGTTTAGGGAATGGAGGCAGGAATTTTGTACAATTACAAAGAGCAAACTCCTACTCCTACAAGACACATTAAGTCCACATGCAGCCAAAAGAAGCTTCCATTTTTGAAATCCTGCCTGGAAAGCCAATAAATGGAACTCAGATGGAGATGCAGGTCTGAGATAACCTACCCATCTTAGGGTCTTTTATTAGCATCTATCAGAGCAGTACCTAAACATTTCCAACCTGTTTACATATTCAATCTGAGTCTTTCAGTCCATCACAGCAGATATCTGGGGTCTAGTTCCAGCTCCACCACATACTTTCTACATGACCTTGGGTGACTCACTTAACCCGCTGGAACTTTAGTTgccttatctgtaaaatagggtgATGATATTTTATCGCCACTGGGATTTGAGTGAGGTCTCAGTAAATGAGGGTTGGGAAGTGCAGAAACTATTAAAGCTCAGTTTGTAAAAGCGAGACTAGAACTGAGTGCCTCTTGGCTCCTATTCTCATGCACATTGTTGTAAACCATGAAGCCATGGTAAGAGAACAACCCACCATCCTTTTTATAAGAACTGTGACTGCCTGGAAAATTGTATGGGCAAGTTCAGAACAATTCAGGGGACTACGGAGGTTCATAAGCATTTAACTAATGACtcgagctggttgggaatttttctgaCAAAACATTTCTCATTGGAAAATACTGGTTTGTTGGAACAATGTTTTTATGGAAATGGCCAGTTTCAACAAAACTtgtcaggaaggtttctcaggtacAGTATGGAATTTCTGGTTAGAACCAAATAGAGAGACAGCAATCCCCACCCTACAACAGCCAACAGACAAATGTTTATGGCAGTCGCCTGGGATGTGAGAGgtccagattcaagtccctgctctgcttgaTTTGGAGTacagatttgaacctgggtctcccacatcaaTGCCTTAACTACTGaactattggctattctgggatggGTCAGTCTCtctttttgtgaacattttcaaaagctctcaagTTTTTATTCTATGGTGGAACAAAAATATGTCAAAACCtcaaattttattttgtaaaatggaAGTGTGGTTTTATGGCCAGCCCTACTACTGACACACACAGTGCTCTTTGGACCTGCTCAGGTGGCAATTTGGAAACACCCATATTTCAGTCAAATGAAACCCAAATTTCACTTGGAACAAGGCCATGTACTGATCCTCCATGAGGGCTATTTTCCTGCCAGTGGGCAGTTTTCATACCTGAGCCATTTTAGCTGTGGTCTGGGTGGAAAAAAAGGCACGATTTTTTAATAGAGAAAGTCTGATCTCTCAACTGTCCTCTCAGTCAAAAAACTATCGGACCATTTTCGTTCAAACAAATGCGCACTGGGGCAAAGATCAAGTATGGAAAAATGTCACTCTGAAAAGGTAATTTGCTTGACAATACTATGagtatttgaaaatgtggggGGATGGATTATAATGCAACTATTTTTCACCCTTAGCTATATCAGTCACTACCAAGCACCATTCAGTGTGCAATCCATTGTAAACTGAACTGTTTTTAACTCTCTTTTGCTGTGATCTCCCTCTATCTACAACCACCTTATGAACACTACTGCTCCTGAGTCAGCATCTACAGGTCAAATGGATATCACCTCAGCCATCTGCCCTAATAACTCTCTCCTGCAATGAAAGGAGACTAGAGGTGTTTGGGAGGTTTTTCAAGATTACAGATATTTTTGTAAGTCAAGAGAGTGCTGAATCAATATTAATACATGCATTACTAAGGCTATACTGAGAAATTGTTTATTATACTAGCTGTTCACCTCTATAGTATCTTGGTTCAAATGTAGCTCAGTACTCTCAGTCTGACTGTGAATGTGAATTTCTCCACCACCCATGTCAAACAATCAGACAGCAGTCAGCCCATTACTCTTGTGCAGTCCACTATTAAAGGACAGCAATTCTGAATGTAGTGTATTAGAAGAGAGATGAGGGAAGCTTGTACACTGCCTGATCCTACCTAATGTGGACAGTCTCTCACATTCGTGAAAGGAAGGATGGATTATCTTTAGGTTAAGGAACAAGCATGGGAGCCAGTGGATCTGAGGTCTattttggctctgccacagaactGCTctctgaccttgagcaagtcaccatCTTTATGtaccttggtttccccatctgtaaaataaggataatttcACCtacctcccagtcattttgtaaGGCTTAGCATAAACGTAGtatttgagatccttggatagaaGGTACTAGAAAAGTGTCAGTAGAAGCAGTAAGAAAGCGTCAACATTTTTAAACGATGGCCTCATTTGATGAATGTTGGAATTTTTTATTTAAGCTGAACAGATTTAAATCAGCAAAAGATTAAAGCTGCTGaactttatttaacaaatgcattTAAAGAGGCACAACGTTTCTTCCTTTGTGCACCATGTTTCTGTACAGCAACATGGACtgctagggtatgtctacagagcagCTGGGGGGAATGCTTCCCAGCGCGGGTAAACAGACATGCATTAGCTCAGCTCAAGCTAAAAACAACAGCACGGCAGGAGCAGCCTGGGTGGTGGCTTGGGGTAGTTGCCCAAGTACAAACCCTTCTGACCCCCTCTGGCAGCTAGcttgtgctgctgcagccacactggtATTTTCAGCActtagcttgagcagagctagcatgtgtctccctccctcccagctgctgtgttgaCATACTCTTAAAGGCCAAGTGGTTTCTGAATACATATCTTGTTAATTTGGCTGTGGCTCAGCAGTAGGACAGCAGCTCTCAGCACTTCTATGATGAGTTTCCAAGTTCATGGTGATGTTAAGACTGTTTGTCCTTAAAGTTGACACAAAGGCACAGTAGCACAGAAACTGTCTTGATTTCTGAGACAGGGCTAGTGGTAGGGCTAGTTGCACTACTCTTTCAGCAACCCCTAGCTGCCTAATACAGAGAAGGCCGAGTTTTATTCTTTCAGGTGAAGGTAAGATGAAAAGGTGGCAGGCAGCTATCAAATGGGGAGGCAGGAGATTGAGGGGAGAATGCACTAAACTCTGGAATTAAGAGGGATGCAACAGCCTACATTCATACTTCAAGTAGGGAAAATAATGACATGCATATACAATAACCATACTTTTGGACATAACCGGCTATTATACTTAGGATCTCCAGAGCTCAGAGCACAAGCTCACAAGCTGAAGGCAGGAGAGTCTAGCGGACATACCACTGGACCGGGACACAAGACTCTGTTCAGCTCCTGGCTCAGTTACATACTTACTATGTGACAGTGGATAAGTCACGTAACCTATCCTGTGTCTCAGTTGCCATTTATCAAATGGAGAATCAAACATTATTTAATTATTGTGAGATGCTCATATACTGTGGTGATAAAAGCCAAATATGTACCTATGTAGAACAGAGGTCCCTCAGCTGAGAGCTGTGGCAGAATCATATCCTCTGATACTGGCACAGAGGTGGACAGACAATACACACTGAACAGAACATACCAACAATGCTTTTACTATTATGAACAAAACCAAACTGATACAATGTTACTGTTAAGATATTGAATGCAAAAAGGCCAGGCAGTTAGTTTCCATATAAACTAACACTGCTTATTTGCATGAATTTTGTCTTATTATATTTAGTGATAGCTTTAACCTCCGAAATACACCATACCAGACCCAGTAAGATAAATTATTAAAGTATGTTAAAGAGATCAGATAGTTTCTATGAGATCGGTAAGTGCTtgtcttttttatatttaaaatcttACCCACAACATTTTAGCAGAGTTTGCACTCTTTTCTTTCCTAAAAGAGTGCAAAGGTGCTAAATAAAGGCACATTTATTTAACATACTGGACTGTTCACTGCAGGTATTTCCCACTGTGTAGTGCACTGGGGGAGCACCCAAGTGTTGCGATGGCAAATGTCAGAGTCTGGCAATAAGGCTGGCAGACTTGTTGAGCCCTTTCTGTTCCTTCCTTCAACGGGCTACATAGGAGGACCAGCTGGCTGTGTGCAGAGAGAGTCTCAAGGCTGAAGAAACATTCAGCTCTATTCAAAGTTACATTTTGATTAGCATGGTAGACAGCAGACCCTACATGTCTGGTATGCTATTTTCACTTGTACATTTCTTAATTTTAAGTGAATGTGGTATTCATGAACGGAGGTAATTTAGCAGACCTGAAACAGAAATACTCACTCTCTATTTCCTAATCATTTTCCTCTAACCTGACAAAGCACACATTCCTCACTGAGGACCAGCTCCAGGTCAAGATTAAAATTTTATATTCTGAACCAATTTCAAGCTAGTCAAGAGCAAGAAAAAAACTGG
The Eretmochelys imbricata isolate rEreImb1 chromosome 1, rEreImb1.hap1, whole genome shotgun sequence DNA segment above includes these coding regions:
- the TAF3 gene encoding transcription initiation factor TFIID subunit 3 isoform X2; this translates as MQVPLEEEGEMEEDEAVNDENFLSKRPLESPEAEEMPAMKRPKLAITKGDTIEGALEPREPLSSINTQKVPPMLSPVHVQDSTDLPPPSPEPPMLAPIAKSQMPAPKTLESKPFAPKTKAKTGSPGQKTKLPKATPVPVVIGSPIRSPKTGSKEKKSPGRAKSPKSPKSPKVPAHVSQVAVKPETPSRTPLAALSEKMGKENIQVKQGQTPPEPGKQNSENPSKKVAVMDKTIDDSIDAVIARACAEREPDPFEFSSGSESEGEIFTSPKRLSVSETPTPKASVSANSLNKVGAIPLPPSGGTSSSDISWTMDDSIDEVIRKAKMGSPSNPPPNFPYFSSPSASPPTPEPLLKVYEEKTKLASSVEVKKKLKKELKTKMKKKEKQKDKEKNKEKSKDKDKNKEKDKDTGTKEAKFQWKDLLKDDDLDPYKFKMKDFDDVDTKMKLKDGNTKKEREKHKDKKKDKEKGKKDKDKKDKEKIKDKGKEDKIKGPSAPLVLPPKEMPLPLFSTHTAMRLPTMLTSLSTMLPEKLFEEKEKPKEKKKDKKEKKKKKEREKDKEKEKKEKEKERKEKEKKDREKEKHKHDKIKVEPVVPAPSPVIPRLTLRVGAGQDKIVISKVVSAPEAKPSTPVSRPKTPPPVPSPVPAPVLVTPPPAPAPPPPQATISPALIPPSSPAVSAAGGSKAPVRSVVTETVSTYVIRDEWGNQIWICPGCNKADDGSPMIGCDDCDDWYHWLCVGITAAPPEEMQWFCSKCASKKKDKKHKKRKHRAH